The Pseudomonadota bacterium genome has a window encoding:
- a CDS encoding Zeta toxin family protein — protein MEKKCYILAGPNGAGKTSFANEFLPIEAECLNFINADLIAQGLSPFQPEKMAIAAGRIMIGRIIECVRRNESFAFETTLSGKGYMKNVIDWKNKGYEIVIYFLQLPSVEFAIERVKLRVAQGGHNIPERDIMRRFQRGWANFNMFYKQLADSWIVFDTSGKMPIIIDESE, from the coding sequence ATGGAAAAAAAGTGTTACATATTGGCCGGGCCAAATGGGGCTGGAAAAACAAGTTTTGCAAATGAATTTCTACCCATTGAAGCGGAATGCCTTAATTTTATCAATGCAGATCTGATTGCTCAGGGTCTTTCTCCTTTCCAACCTGAAAAAATGGCAATTGCAGCAGGTAGAATAATGATAGGACGTATTATTGAATGTGTCAGGAGAAATGAATCGTTTGCTTTTGAGACAACATTGAGCGGCAAAGGGTATATGAAAAATGTAATTGATTGGAAGAATAAAGGTTATGAAATTGTAATCTATTTTTTACAGCTTCCTTCAGTCGAATTTGCAATAGAACGTGTGAAGCTAAGAGTTGCACAAGGGGGCCATAATATCCCTGAACGAGATATTATGCGGCGTTTCCAGAGAGGTTGGGCGAATTTCAATATGTTTTATAAGCAATTGGCGGATTCGTGGATTGTTTTTGATACTTCCGGTAAAATGCCTATTATCATAGATGAATCGGAGTAA
- a CDS encoding HEPN domain-containing protein, translating to MYETGRYIYVVFMCHLAMEKMLKAILAIKYPDNIPPKIHNLINLAQRAEITPPANLKDFFQRIDNVSIVTRYPEDLKTLTKEFDKDTAKLILADTKRMIKWLKLQLKYAV from the coding sequence ATGTATGAGACAGGCAGATATATCTATGTTGTATTCATGTGCCACCTTGCTATGGAAAAAATGCTTAAAGCTATATTGGCAATTAAATATCCCGACAACATACCTCCTAAAATTCATAACCTGATTAATCTTGCACAAAGAGCCGAAATAACACCCCCTGCTAATCTGAAGGATTTTTTTCAAAGAATAGATAATGTCAGTATAGTCACGCGTTATCCTGAAGATTTAAAAACACTAACAAAAGAGTTTGATAAAGATACAGCCAAACTTATTCTGGCCGATACAAAAAGGATGATAAAATGGCTAAAACTTCAGTTAAAATACGCCGTATAA
- a CDS encoding PIN domain-containing protein — MSKIQDGQLIMAISPVHYAEINAIPDQLERLELLSVLEQFGELLNINKATARKRAEELFALGFGLADSAHIAFAEAGKAKFITCDDKLMKKCRKHAINTWCGNPVQFCAEEDLR, encoded by the coding sequence ATGTCGAAGATTCAGGATGGACAATTGATTATGGCTATATCACCGGTTCATTATGCCGAAATCAATGCAATACCAGACCAATTGGAACGTTTGGAGTTACTTAGTGTTTTAGAACAGTTCGGTGAATTATTAAATATCAATAAAGCTACTGCACGAAAAAGAGCAGAGGAGTTATTCGCCTTGGGATTTGGTCTTGCCGATTCAGCACATATTGCATTTGCCGAGGCTGGAAAGGCAAAATTTATCACTTGTGACGACAAGCTGATGAAAAAATGTCGTAAGCATGCGATTAATACATGGTGTGGCAACCCTGTTCAATTTTGCGCGGAGGAGGATTTAAGATGA
- a CDS encoding PEP-CTERM sorting domain-containing protein: MKTLKVILFLAVSLIISTSSALADFGLPTPVPEPASIILLGVGIVGLIVSGKKFKK; the protein is encoded by the coding sequence ATGAAAACCTTAAAAGTAATTTTATTTTTAGCTGTATCTTTGATTATTTCCACATCATCTGCATTAGCCGATTTTGGGCTTCCTACTCCTGTTCCTGAACCTGCAAGCATTATACTTCTTGGTGTCGGCATCGTAGGGTTAATTGTCTCAGGTAAAAAATTCAAGAAATAG
- a CDS encoding amidohydrolase, producing the protein MQDLNITIIQTKLIWEDIKANLSVFDKKIDGIREKTDLIVLPEMFTTGFSMNAAKLAQEMNGISVDWLKNKSCHMQVDIAGSIIIKEDRKYFNRLLWAKPDGTLHCYDKKHLFRMTGEEKVYSDGKNKLTVELNGWKIRPFVCYDLRFPCWTRNFSKSYDVAVFVANWPEARSYHWETLLLARAIENQCYVVGVNRVGKDGNGYNYIGQSSVVDPTGNIMFRKQNEECIHTTALSYSVLQEYRNSFPAWMDTDNKE; encoded by the coding sequence ATGCAGGATTTAAATATAACAATCATACAGACAAAGCTCATATGGGAAGATATCAAAGCAAACCTGTCTGTTTTTGATAAAAAAATAGACGGCATTAGGGAAAAAACAGATCTTATAGTACTTCCTGAAATGTTTACAACCGGCTTCAGCATGAACGCAGCAAAACTTGCCCAGGAAATGAATGGCATATCCGTAGACTGGCTTAAAAATAAATCATGCCACATGCAGGTGGATATCGCAGGAAGCATTATAATAAAAGAAGATAGGAAGTATTTTAACCGGCTGTTATGGGCAAAACCTGACGGGACATTACATTGTTATGATAAAAAGCATTTGTTTCGCATGACCGGAGAAGAAAAAGTATACAGTGATGGAAAGAACAAATTAACAGTTGAATTAAATGGTTGGAAAATCAGACCTTTTGTTTGTTATGATCTGAGATTTCCTTGCTGGACAAGAAATTTCAGCAAATCCTATGATGTAGCAGTGTTTGTTGCAAACTGGCCGGAAGCTCGCTCATATCACTGGGAAACGTTACTTCTTGCCAGAGCAATCGAAAATCAATGTTATGTTGTGGGAGTAAACCGGGTTGGAAAAGACGGGAACGGCTACAACTACATCGGGCAATCTTCGGTAGTAGATCCTACAGGAAACATCATGTTTAGAAAACAAAATGAAGAATGCATACATACAACAGCACTTTCATATTCGGTTTTACAGGAATACCGCAATTCATTTCCTGCATGGATGGATACGGATAATAAGGAATGA
- a CDS encoding type II toxin-antitoxin system HicA family toxin: protein MTKVPSLHYEKVIKALRRDGWVVVRQKGSHIRLQKHTSTETFKIIIPAHRPIKRSTLSYILKQAQMTVDKFINLL, encoded by the coding sequence ATGACAAAAGTACCAAGCCTTCATTATGAAAAAGTTATAAAGGCATTACGTCGAGACGGATGGGTAGTAGTTAGGCAAAAAGGAAGTCATATTCGATTACAGAAACATACTTCTACTGAAACTTTTAAAATTATTATTCCAGCCCATCGTCCTATAAAAAGATCGACACTCTCATATATTTTAAAACAGGCTCAAATGACTGTAGATAAATTTATAAATCTTTTATAA
- a CDS encoding PEP-CTERM sorting domain-containing protein, translating into MKTLKIILILAVFLIISTSTALAMPSITVPEPASIILLGVGLVGLIISGNKFKK; encoded by the coding sequence ATGAAAACCTTAAAAATAATTTTAATTTTGGCAGTATTTTTGATTATTTCCACATCAACTGCATTAGCCATGCCTAGTATTACTGTTCCTGAACCTGCAAGTATTATACTGCTTGGTGTCGGGCTGGTAGGGTTAATTATCTCCGGGAATAAATTCAAGAAATAG
- a CDS encoding AbrB/MazE/SpoVT family DNA-binding domain-containing protein encodes MPTVMKISPQGQIRIPKKVLAALKIVPGDYIEVDVERGQAVLKPRKLIDPSQELYWDKEWQKTKNEVDDEIANEKLSPTFHTAEEGLKWLKE; translated from the coding sequence ATGCCAACAGTTATGAAGATCAGCCCTCAAGGGCAAATCCGGATACCCAAAAAAGTTCTTGCAGCGCTTAAGATAGTTCCTGGTGACTATATTGAAGTGGATGTGGAAAGAGGACAGGCTGTTTTAAAACCACGCAAACTTATTGATCCTTCACAGGAGTTGTACTGGGACAAAGAATGGCAGAAAACGAAAAATGAAGTAGATGATGAGATTGCTAATGAAAAGCTTTCGCCGACCTTTCATACAGCAGAGGAAGGTCTGAAATGGTTAAAAGAATAG
- a CDS encoding type II toxin-antitoxin system HicB family antitoxin, with protein sequence MKLKIILEPSDEGGFTAIVPSLPGCISEGDSKEEALTNIQEAIKLFLEPVEDDFDFAPNAELLEIAV encoded by the coding sequence ATGAAATTAAAAATTATATTGGAACCAAGCGATGAAGGGGGTTTTACAGCTATAGTACCATCTTTGCCCGGTTGTATAAGTGAAGGAGATTCAAAAGAAGAGGCTTTAACCAATATTCAGGAAGCTATAAAGCTTTTTTTAGAGCCGGTTGAAGATGATTTCGATTTTGCACCTAACGCAGAACTTTTGGAAATAGCTGTATGA
- a CDS encoding methionine aminotransferase translates to MKFKSKLPNIGVTIFTIMTNLANDYNAINLSQGFPDFDTDPKLIDLVHKYMKNGFNQYAPMQGVMLLRERIAEKTLKLYNASYDPTTEITVTSGATEALFAAIIAVVKKGDEVIVFEPAFDSYVPAINLSGGIPKFIKLKPPYYNIDWEEVKNTVSKKTKLIILNSPHNPTGSVLLKEDITALYNIIQKTGIFILSDEVYEHIIFDGLKNESMSKYKELADRSFVISSFGKTYHTTGWKIGYCLAPKALSAEFQKVHQFLTFATNTPIQHAYAEFLENEEAYLGLSCFYQKKRDKFLSLLKNSRFKAIPCKGTYFQMLDYSSISDEPDMDFAKRLTIEQGVASVPPSAFYNQHDDHKMLRFCFAKKDETLEKAAENLCRI, encoded by the coding sequence ATGAAATTTAAATCCAAACTGCCAAATATCGGGGTAACAATATTTACAATAATGACAAATCTTGCAAATGATTATAATGCCATCAATCTTTCGCAGGGATTTCCTGATTTTGATACAGACCCCAAATTGATAGATCTTGTGCATAAATATATGAAAAACGGCTTTAACCAGTATGCTCCTATGCAAGGAGTTATGCTTCTTAGAGAAAGGATAGCTGAGAAAACATTAAAGCTATATAATGCCTCGTATGATCCAACCACCGAAATTACCGTTACTTCCGGAGCAACCGAGGCTTTGTTTGCAGCTATAATAGCAGTTGTAAAAAAAGGAGATGAAGTAATAGTATTTGAGCCGGCCTTTGATTCCTATGTACCTGCTATTAATTTAAGCGGCGGCATCCCAAAATTTATCAAACTGAAACCTCCATACTACAACATAGACTGGGAAGAAGTTAAAAATACCGTATCAAAAAAAACAAAGCTTATTATTTTAAACTCACCGCATAATCCGACAGGTTCCGTTCTTTTAAAAGAAGATATTACGGCTCTTTATAATATTATACAAAAAACCGGGATTTTTATTTTAAGCGATGAGGTTTATGAACACATTATTTTTGATGGTCTTAAAAACGAAAGCATGTCAAAATACAAAGAGCTTGCTGATCGCAGTTTTGTTATAAGTTCTTTTGGAAAAACATATCATACTACAGGATGGAAAATAGGCTATTGCTTAGCACCTAAAGCGCTTTCCGCAGAATTTCAAAAAGTACACCAGTTTTTGACATTTGCAACTAATACTCCTATACAGCACGCATATGCCGAATTTTTGGAAAATGAAGAAGCTTATCTTGGCTTATCCTGTTTTTACCAAAAAAAGAGAGACAAGTTTTTATCACTTTTAAAAAACTCCCGTTTCAAAGCAATACCATGCAAAGGTACTTATTTTCAAATGCTTGACTATTCATCCATCTCTGATGAACCGGATATGGATTTTGCAAAACGTTTGACGATTGAACAAGGGGTTGCTTCTGTTCCTCCTTCTGCATTCTACAATCAACATGACGATCACAAGATGCTTCGCTTCTGTTTTGCAAAAAAAGACGAAACACTTGAAAAGGCAGCGGAAAATTTATGCAGGATTTAA
- a CDS encoding tetratricopeptide repeat protein — protein sequence MRRNKYWHSWIVCLGLLVINTIVYSNTLHSPFVFDDKDNIVNNSFIRLNELSFQNLSDAAFKSNLPTRPVANISFALNYYLGGYQVWGYHLVNISIHLMTAIVLFYLFRITIILSAREDPIECMKSNTDSVLTKQQVSNHIYNPGQTGSVSINWVPFMASLLWMVHPVHTQAVTYIVQRMTSLAAMFFILSVFFYAKGRIAQINKKDCRLFFAGCLISGLLAMGSKEIAAMLPVFILLYEWYFFQNLSFAWLRRNIVIFIIVILFIGLLSFIYLGENPIHRILSFYAKRDFTMTQRIYTQFRVVIFYVGLLIYPHPSRLSLEHDFPISSSLLDPISTLLSMGLIMSVLLLSIKYAKKEKILSFGIFWFIGNLLIESSVIGLEIIFEHRLYLSSMFISLAVVYLIFRAMKSGRLAYIFLVSVVLIFSVWSHQRNNVWKDAITFWQDSTSKSPNKSRPHNNLGIALAEKGQPFEAITQYQMALAINPNYVSARMNLGYELFSLGKANEAIAHYKKVLSIKPDHFYAHFYLGRALILLGKYEEAAEHYSKALASNPKSADVYNNMGNLFLIRGDFKKAAEYYQKAIQLDSQHTKAFNGLGSVLTKIGKFDEAAILFKEALRINPDDEAAKTNLDLLLNRKTNQSQ from the coding sequence ATGCGAAGAAATAAATATTGGCACAGTTGGATTGTATGCCTGGGCTTACTGGTCATTAACACGATTGTGTATTCGAACACTCTTCATTCTCCTTTTGTTTTTGATGATAAAGATAATATCGTCAATAATTCCTTTATTCGCTTAAATGAACTATCTTTTCAAAACCTATCAGATGCAGCGTTCAAGAGCAACCTTCCCACGCGTCCTGTAGCCAATATCAGTTTTGCCCTTAATTATTATTTGGGAGGTTATCAGGTATGGGGATATCACTTAGTTAATATTTCCATTCATTTGATGACAGCAATTGTTCTGTTCTATCTATTCAGAATTACCATAATCCTTTCTGCAAGAGAAGATCCTATAGAATGCATGAAGTCAAATACAGATTCTGTCCTGACAAAACAACAAGTGAGCAATCACATTTATAATCCCGGACAAACCGGTTCCGTTTCAATAAACTGGGTTCCGTTTATGGCTTCGCTTTTATGGATGGTTCACCCGGTTCACACTCAGGCTGTGACATATATTGTTCAGCGCATGACCAGCTTGGCTGCCATGTTTTTCATACTGTCTGTTTTCTTTTATGCAAAAGGGCGTATAGCTCAAATCAATAAAAAAGACTGCCGGCTCTTTTTTGCAGGCTGCCTGATTTCAGGACTTTTGGCCATGGGGTCAAAGGAGATTGCAGCCATGCTGCCGGTTTTTATTTTGCTTTATGAGTGGTATTTTTTCCAAAACCTTAGCTTTGCATGGCTAAGGCGCAATATAGTGATATTTATAATAGTTATTCTGTTTATTGGATTGCTGAGTTTTATTTACTTAGGTGAAAATCCGATTCATCGTATATTATCTTTTTACGCCAAACGTGATTTTACCATGACACAGCGAATATATACTCAGTTCAGGGTTGTGATTTTTTATGTTGGCCTGCTGATCTATCCCCATCCTTCCAGGCTCAGCCTGGAACATGATTTCCCAATTTCGTCATCGCTGCTTGATCCCATATCCACCCTATTGTCCATGGGATTGATTATGAGTGTATTATTATTATCTATTAAATATGCCAAAAAAGAAAAAATTCTCTCTTTTGGCATATTTTGGTTTATAGGAAACTTGTTGATTGAGTCTTCTGTTATTGGCCTTGAGATTATATTTGAACACCGCCTGTACCTCTCATCTATGTTTATAAGCTTGGCAGTGGTATATTTGATATTCAGAGCAATGAAATCAGGACGCCTGGCATATATTTTTTTAGTGAGTGTAGTGCTGATTTTTTCGGTCTGGTCACATCAAAGAAATAATGTCTGGAAAGATGCAATTACGTTTTGGCAGGACAGCACCAGCAAATCACCCAACAAGTCGCGACCGCACAATAATTTAGGTATTGCACTTGCTGAGAAGGGCCAGCCTTTTGAAGCAATTACACAATATCAAATGGCATTGGCCATAAACCCAAATTATGTTTCAGCTCGTATGAATTTGGGTTATGAATTGTTTAGTCTTGGTAAAGCTAATGAGGCAATCGCCCATTACAAGAAAGTTCTTTCTATTAAACCTGATCATTTTTATGCGCATTTCTATTTAGGCCGAGCCCTGATTTTATTAGGAAAGTATGAAGAGGCAGCAGAGCATTATAGCAAAGCATTGGCGTCAAATCCTAAATCGGCCGATGTATATAACAATATGGGCAACTTATTTTTAATAAGAGGAGACTTTAAAAAAGCCGCCGAATATTATCAAAAAGCCATTCAACTGGATTCTCAGCATACAAAGGCATTCAATGGACTTGGCTCTGTGCTTACAAAAATTGGCAAATTTGATGAAGCGGCCATTCTTTTCAAAGAAGCTTTGCGCATAAATCCTGATGACGAGGCTGCAAAAACTAATCTTGACTTGCTTTTGAACCGAAAAACAAACCAATCCCAATAA
- a CDS encoding helix-turn-helix domain-containing protein: MSTVNRQPSTAVKAEYDQLDEEFSLFDQFLKARAVAGITQAEVAKRIGTTQSVIARLESGSGKHSPSIATLKKYAHALGCRLEMKLVKVKS; encoded by the coding sequence CTGTCAACTGTAAACCGACAACCGTCAACCGCTGTTAAAGCCGAATATGACCAGCTTGATGAGGAGTTTTCTCTTTTCGATCAGTTTCTGAAAGCTCGCGCGGTTGCCGGTATTACTCAGGCAGAAGTTGCCAAACGAATCGGGACAACCCAGTCCGTGATAGCTCGCCTTGAATCAGGGAGCGGTAAACATTCACCATCAATTGCCACATTGAAAAAATATGCTCATGCACTTGGGTGTCGTCTAGAAATGAAACTGGTTAAAGTAAAGTCTTAG
- a CDS encoding PEP-CTERM sorting domain-containing protein has protein sequence MKNLKIILILAVFLIVSISSAFAENITIFDSNVYGSASSWYNRGDNPGEDQEVEYYCIGTQAWDLEGFFLNGNTLSMVGGFNFDDGVYAGGRTYKSGDIFIDINGLDNGYEYAIKLNLDNNSSDYLKYYVYTIVAGTLNDVTYVTTSNPWTYTPVVGELVTGAGGDFTLGKNTNYTMVYDYSTLTGGTHYILDGIDLSFLGGGTTFTSHFTMECGNDNLMGSGTTVPEPATLLLLGFGLVGLAGAGRKFKKE, from the coding sequence ATGAAAAATCTGAAAATAATTTTAATTTTAGCAGTATTTTTGATTGTATCTATTTCAAGTGCATTTGCCGAAAACATTACTATTTTTGATAGCAACGTATATGGTAGTGCAAGTAGCTGGTATAATCGTGGAGATAACCCAGGTGAAGATCAGGAAGTAGAGTATTATTGTATTGGAACTCAGGCTTGGGATTTAGAAGGATTTTTTTTAAATGGTAATACCTTAAGTATGGTAGGTGGCTTTAATTTTGATGATGGAGTTTACGCAGGTGGTCGTACTTATAAGTCAGGCGATATCTTTATTGATATAAATGGATTAGATAATGGATATGAATATGCTATTAAGTTAAACTTGGATAATAACTCTTCGGACTATTTGAAATATTATGTTTATACAATTGTTGCTGGAACTTTAAACGATGTTACGTATGTAACGACATCCAATCCATGGACTTATACTCCAGTTGTGGGTGAATTAGTAACTGGGGCTGGGGGTGATTTCACTCTTGGCAAGAATACTAATTACACTATGGTCTACGATTATTCAACGCTTACCGGTGGTACACACTATATATTAGACGGAATTGATTTATCTTTCCTTGGTGGGGGAACAACTTTTACATCACATTTTACTATGGAGTGCGGTAACGATAATCTTATGGGAAGTGGTACTACAGTTCCCGAACCAGCCACACTTCTCCTTCTCGGCTTCGGTCTGGTAGGACTTGCAGGTGCAGGCAGAAAGTTTAAGAAAGAGTAG
- a CDS encoding prepilin-type N-terminal cleavage/methylation domain-containing protein → MIQKLRGKKGFTLIELMIVIAIIGILAAIAIPNFISYRDKAYCSGAESDVQTVMGAIADYFSNPDNQTVSNSSVGIVTLTLSNSNTFDISTVGTNSYKVTVTDTSGRCPRFDTTSKTL, encoded by the coding sequence ATGATTCAAAAATTAAGAGGCAAAAAAGGTTTTACACTTATCGAACTTATGATCGTTATCGCAATTATCGGTATTCTGGCAGCAATAGCCATCCCTAACTTTATCTCATACAGGGACAAAGCATACTGCTCCGGAGCCGAGTCTGATGTTCAGACCGTCATGGGCGCAATTGCCGATTACTTCTCTAACCCGGACAATCAGACTGTTAGTAACTCCTCTGTTGGGATAGTTACTCTTACATTGAGCAATAGTAACACTTTTGATATTTCAACAGTTGGAACCAACTCTTATAAAGTTACGGTAACAGACACATCTGGCAGATGCCCGAGATTTGATACTACTTCTAAGACCTTATAA
- a CDS encoding BrnT family toxin produces the protein MKLIFEWDEVKAKINLKKHKISFEEGKTVFNDPLLFTFPDDVHSSTEERFISIGLSANGLVLVLIHTPKQNKIRIISCRKATTRERKFYEESSL, from the coding sequence ATGAAACTCATATTTGAATGGGACGAAGTTAAGGCGAAAATCAATCTTAAAAAGCACAAAATTAGTTTTGAAGAGGGTAAAACTGTTTTCAATGATCCCTTACTCTTCACTTTCCCTGATGATGTGCATTCTTCGACAGAGGAGCGTTTTATTAGTATTGGCCTTTCTGCAAATGGACTCGTTTTGGTTTTGATACATACTCCAAAACAGAATAAAATACGTATTATCAGTTGCAGAAAAGCTACAACACGGGAAAGGAAATTCTATGAAGAAAGCAGTCTCTAA
- a CDS encoding nucleotidyltransferase domain-containing protein — protein sequence MAKTSVKIRRIIKLYIENLQEIGVPVQKVYLFGSQTGLNASIESDIDLVVVSPLFEKKSLWDRAGYLGRAAWNIQYPLDILGFAPSQVRKAKPGTLLNHIIKNGIEITN from the coding sequence ATGGCTAAAACTTCAGTTAAAATACGCCGTATAATCAAACTGTATATAGAAAATTTACAGGAAATAGGCGTACCTGTTCAGAAGGTGTATTTGTTCGGCTCCCAGACCGGCCTTAATGCAAGCATTGAAAGCGATATAGATCTGGTTGTTGTATCACCTCTTTTTGAAAAGAAGAGTCTCTGGGACAGAGCAGGATATCTGGGAAGGGCTGCATGGAATATACAATACCCACTTGATATCCTCGGCTTTGCACCATCACAGGTTAGAAAAGCAAAACCAGGAACATTGCTGAATCACATAATTAAAAACGGTATTGAAATTACAAACTGA
- a CDS encoding nucleotidyltransferase, with translation MLLPPDFKEFLNILKIKHIRYLLIGGYAVGYHGYPRATNDMDIWIAIDPETAEQMVLALKEFGFDTPQLSKELFLKKNSIIRMGIAPIRIEILTTISGVNFEECFKQKIVDEIDGIEVNIINLKQLKINKKSSGRHKDLDDFENLP, from the coding sequence ATGCTGCTACCTCCAGACTTCAAAGAGTTCTTGAATATACTCAAGATTAAACATATCAGATACTTGTTGATTGGTGGATATGCTGTTGGCTATCATGGATATCCACGAGCAACAAATGATATGGATATTTGGATAGCGATAGATCCTGAAACTGCGGAGCAAATGGTTTTGGCTTTAAAAGAATTCGGTTTTGATACACCCCAATTATCAAAAGAACTGTTCCTTAAAAAGAACAGTATTATACGCATGGGTATTGCTCCTATACGGATTGAAATATTAACAACGATTTCCGGTGTTAATTTTGAGGAGTGCTTTAAGCAAAAGATTGTCGATGAAATAGATGGAATTGAAGTAAATATCATTAATTTGAAACAATTGAAGATTAATAAGAAATCGAGTGGAAGGCATAAAGATTTAGACGATTTTGAAAACCTGCCTTGA
- a CDS encoding PEP-CTERM sorting domain-containing protein has translation MKKALKLLAISIAVVFLFAGISMADTINTRPVYTSGGTLDSLQGIMTGIGSSIDVRADQEDYAIFTNQSAGSNAAYVASLSWNATGFPFEFGIYEYGNITNQVAVFKDSTDGTGASNPGDYTTINFDAGSGTIYSEFHDAGTIGSTVIGSTTDWMDSFGFYFSWDAGNNIYYSEDSLNGTGASFLSFLGKGEDVTIGGLTANDANHRYVAMEGWGGTLDFNDIVVQLESVVPVPEPATLLLLGFGLVGLAGASRKFKK, from the coding sequence ATGAAAAAAGCATTAAAACTTTTGGCCATTTCAATTGCGGTGGTTTTTTTGTTCGCTGGAATTTCTATGGCTGATACGATCAACACTAGGCCGGTATACACTTCAGGGGGCACTCTTGATTCATTACAAGGTATTATGACTGGTATTGGATCCTCAATTGATGTTCGCGCTGATCAAGAAGACTATGCTATTTTTACGAATCAATCTGCTGGCTCCAATGCTGCTTATGTTGCAAGCTTGAGTTGGAACGCAACTGGATTTCCATTTGAATTTGGTATATATGAATATGGCAATATAACTAATCAAGTAGCTGTATTCAAAGATTCAACTGATGGAACTGGTGCATCAAATCCTGGAGACTATACAACAATTAATTTTGATGCTGGTTCAGGTACTATTTATTCCGAATTTCATGATGCAGGAACAATAGGGAGTACCGTAATTGGCTCAACAACTGACTGGATGGATTCTTTCGGGTTTTATTTTTCTTGGGATGCTGGCAACAATATATATTATTCCGAAGATTCCCTTAATGGTACTGGAGCATCCTTTTTAAGCTTTTTAGGAAAAGGTGAAGATGTTACTATCGGTGGATTAACAGCTAATGACGCTAATCACAGATATGTAGCAATGGAAGGTTGGGGCGGAACTCTTGATTTTAATGATATTGTAGTTCAATTAGAATCGGTAGTTCCGGTTCCTGAACCGGCTACTCTGCTCCTTCTTGGCTTCGGTCTTGTAGGTCTTGCAGGCGCAAGTAGAAAGTTTAAGAAATAG